In Streptomyces violaceusniger Tu 4113, one DNA window encodes the following:
- a CDS encoding protein kinase domain-containing protein, with translation MAPTQSAQGPSEPDASGSGMPDLPEAWGNGGLVGDGRYRLTGRLGRGGMAEVFAAEDLRLGRTVAVKLLRADLAEDPVSKARFTREAQSVAGLNHHAVVAVYDSGEDTVGQNTVPYIVMELVEGRTIRDLLLNAEAPPPDQALIIVSGVLEALAYSHQHGIVHRDIKPANVIITHSGAVKVMDFGIARALHGAQSTMTQTGMVMGTPQYLSPEQALGKAVDHRSDLYATGCLLYELLALRPPFTGETPLSVVYQHVQDTPVPPSETSGTVPPELDGMVMRSLAKDPDDRFQSAEEMRGMVQYALQMLHEAGGHTGVWSTGPVTQHLGAATPAMGMPGVPGATTALPHPGHGETSQQPIVTGPGGGGGGYHGGSGRRKGRGKVWLIAVLAMIAVAAGVAFALQAGKKDDNKQPHKPKTSVTQDKTTKPSDQPTDDTSDGSVPTDDSTAGNTGDDSTPSEDPTPTYSNNPTDEPTDSQTDPGTNVPTEEPTTPGGNDPSTEPTGDGPTEPTADPTGTAGATDGGIP, from the coding sequence ATGGCACCGACCCAGAGCGCCCAGGGGCCCTCCGAACCTGACGCCAGCGGGTCCGGAATGCCGGATTTGCCCGAAGCGTGGGGCAACGGAGGACTTGTCGGCGATGGCCGATATCGGCTTACCGGTCGTCTTGGCCGTGGCGGTATGGCGGAAGTCTTCGCCGCCGAGGACCTCCGGCTCGGTCGGACGGTCGCGGTCAAGCTGCTCCGCGCCGATCTGGCCGAGGACCCGGTGTCCAAGGCCCGCTTCACCCGCGAGGCACAGTCCGTCGCGGGGCTGAACCACCACGCCGTGGTGGCGGTTTACGACTCCGGCGAGGACACCGTCGGCCAGAACACCGTGCCGTACATCGTCATGGAGCTGGTCGAGGGCCGGACCATCCGCGATCTGCTGCTCAACGCCGAGGCCCCGCCGCCGGATCAGGCGCTGATCATCGTCTCCGGGGTGCTGGAGGCGCTCGCCTACAGCCATCAGCACGGCATCGTGCACCGTGACATCAAGCCCGCCAACGTGATCATCACCCACAGCGGCGCGGTCAAGGTGATGGACTTCGGCATCGCCCGCGCCCTGCACGGCGCGCAGTCCACCATGACCCAGACCGGCATGGTCATGGGCACACCCCAGTACCTCTCGCCGGAGCAGGCCCTCGGCAAGGCCGTGGACCACCGCTCCGACCTGTACGCCACCGGCTGTCTGCTCTACGAGCTGCTGGCGCTCCGCCCGCCGTTCACCGGGGAGACCCCGCTGTCGGTGGTCTACCAGCACGTCCAGGACACCCCGGTGCCGCCCTCGGAGACCTCCGGCACCGTGCCGCCGGAGCTGGACGGCATGGTCATGCGCTCCCTCGCCAAGGACCCGGACGACCGGTTCCAGAGCGCCGAGGAAATGCGCGGAATGGTGCAGTACGCGCTGCAGATGCTCCACGAGGCGGGCGGCCACACCGGCGTGTGGAGCACCGGCCCGGTCACCCAGCACCTGGGCGCCGCCACCCCCGCCATGGGCATGCCGGGCGTGCCCGGGGCCACCACCGCGCTGCCCCACCCCGGCCACGGCGAGACCTCCCAGCAGCCGATCGTCACCGGTCCCGGGGGCGGTGGCGGCGGCTACCACGGCGGTTCCGGCCGCCGTAAGGGCCGCGGCAAGGTCTGGCTGATCGCGGTGCTCGCGATGATCGCGGTCGCGGCGGGGGTCGCCTTCGCCCTGCAGGCCGGCAAGAAGGACGACAACAAGCAGCCGCACAAGCCCAAGACGTCGGTCACCCAGGACAAGACCACCAAGCCGAGCGACCAGCCGACCGACGACACGAGCGACGGCTCGGTCCCGACCGACGACTCCACCGCCGGGAACACGGGCGACGACTCCACCCCGTCCGAGGATCCGACGCCGACGTACTCCAACAACCCTACGGACGAGCCGACGGACTCGCAGACGGACCCGGGCACCAACGTGCCCACCGAGGAGCCGACCACGCCGGGCGGCAATGATCCGAGCACCGAGCCCACCGGCGACGGGCCGACCGAGCCCACCGCCGATCCCACCGGTACGGCGGGCGCCACGGACGGCGGCATTCCGTAA
- the pdhA gene encoding pyruvate dehydrogenase (acetyl-transferring) E1 component subunit alpha — protein sequence MTVESTAARKPRRSGAKRSTTARDAKKQPEGQTELVQLLTPEGERVEHPDYAIDPTPEELRGLYRDMVLTRRFDAEATTLQRQGELGLWASLLGQEAAQIGSGRALHDDDYVFPTYREHGVAWCRGVDPTNLLGMFRGVNHGGWDPNSNNFHLYTIVIGSQTLHATGYAMGVAKDGADAAVLAYFGDGASSQGDVAESFTFSAVYNAPVVFFCQNNQWAISEPTEKQTRVPLYQRAQGYGFPGVRVDGNDVLACLAVTKAALERARTGQGPMLIEAFTYRMGAHTTSDDPTRYRSPEERELWETKDPILRLRTLLTREGLADDAYFAELERESDALAKRVRDAVRAMPDPDDMALFEHTYADGHALVDEERAQFAEYQASFVTAEEGI from the coding sequence GTGACCGTGGAGAGCACTGCCGCGCGCAAGCCGCGCCGCAGCGGAGCCAAGCGCAGCACCACAGCGCGGGACGCCAAGAAGCAGCCTGAGGGCCAGACCGAACTCGTACAGCTGCTGACCCCCGAGGGCGAGCGTGTCGAGCACCCCGACTACGCCATCGACCCGACCCCGGAGGAGCTGCGCGGTCTGTACCGGGACATGGTGCTGACACGGCGTTTCGACGCCGAGGCGACCACCCTGCAGCGCCAGGGCGAACTGGGCCTGTGGGCGTCGCTGCTCGGCCAGGAGGCGGCGCAGATCGGCTCCGGCCGGGCGCTGCACGACGACGACTACGTCTTCCCCACCTACCGCGAGCACGGTGTGGCCTGGTGCCGGGGCGTGGACCCGACCAATCTGCTGGGGATGTTCCGCGGGGTGAACCACGGCGGCTGGGACCCGAACAGCAACAACTTCCACCTGTACACCATCGTGATCGGCTCGCAGACGCTGCACGCGACCGGCTACGCGATGGGCGTCGCCAAGGACGGCGCCGACGCCGCGGTCCTGGCCTACTTCGGCGACGGCGCCTCCAGCCAGGGCGATGTCGCCGAATCGTTCACCTTCTCCGCGGTGTACAACGCCCCGGTGGTCTTCTTCTGCCAGAACAACCAGTGGGCCATCTCCGAGCCCACCGAGAAGCAGACCCGGGTCCCGCTCTACCAGCGCGCCCAGGGCTACGGCTTCCCCGGGGTGCGGGTGGACGGCAATGACGTGCTCGCCTGCCTGGCCGTCACCAAGGCCGCGCTGGAGCGGGCGCGCACCGGGCAGGGCCCGATGCTCATCGAGGCGTTCACCTACCGCATGGGCGCCCACACCACCTCCGACGACCCGACGCGCTACCGCTCCCCCGAGGAGCGGGAGCTGTGGGAGACCAAGGACCCGATCCTGCGGCTGCGCACCCTGCTGACCCGCGAGGGCCTGGCCGACGACGCGTACTTCGCCGAGCTGGAGCGGGAGAGCGACGCGCTCGCCAAGCGGGTGCGGGACGCGGTGCGGGCCATGCCCGACCCCGATGACATGGCGCTGTTCGAGCACACCTACGCCGACGGGCACGCGCTCGTCGACGAGGAGCGGGCGCAGTTCGCCGAGTACCAGGCTTCGTTCGTCACCGCAGAGGAGGGCATCTGA
- a CDS encoding dihydrolipoamide acetyltransferase family protein: MTAVEQRFREFKMPDVGEGLTEAEILKWFVAPGDTVTDGQVVCEVETAKAAVELPIPFDGVVHEVRFDEGTTVDVGTPIISVDTDPGAGEAAPQAAPAAGKPAEEPAAEAEPAEKEGRQANLVGYGAAPASTKRRPRKPLPGPQRSEPAPSAGAPAPQEHAPAPARPEAAPSPSPELNGSGRPARPLAKPPVRKLAKDLGIDLEAVTPSGPDGIITREDVHAAAEAVQTARETPVAAPSRAVEGRERRVPVKGVRKATAQAMVNSAFTAPHVTEFVTVDVTRTMKLVADLKQDPAMAGLRVNPLLLVAKALLVAIRRNPDVNATWDEENQEIVYKDYVNLGIAAATPRGLIVPNIKDAHAKTLPELASALGELVTTAREGKTTPAEMSGGTVTITNVGVFGIDAGTPILNPGESAILAFGAVKLQPWIHKGEVKPRQVTTLALSFDHRLVDGELGSKVLADVAAVLERPKRLITWT; encoded by the coding sequence ATGACCGCAGTCGAACAGCGCTTCCGTGAGTTCAAGATGCCCGATGTGGGCGAGGGGCTGACCGAGGCCGAGATCCTCAAGTGGTTCGTGGCGCCGGGCGACACCGTGACCGACGGTCAGGTGGTGTGCGAGGTCGAGACCGCCAAGGCCGCCGTCGAGCTGCCCATTCCCTTCGACGGCGTGGTGCACGAGGTGCGCTTCGACGAGGGCACCACCGTGGACGTGGGCACGCCGATCATCTCGGTGGACACCGACCCCGGTGCGGGGGAGGCGGCGCCCCAGGCCGCTCCCGCCGCCGGGAAGCCCGCCGAGGAGCCCGCCGCCGAGGCCGAGCCCGCCGAGAAGGAGGGCCGCCAGGCCAATCTGGTCGGCTACGGGGCGGCGCCCGCCTCCACCAAGCGCCGTCCGCGCAAACCGCTGCCGGGCCCCCAGCGCTCAGAGCCCGCCCCCTCCGCAGGGGCGCCCGCGCCCCAGGAGCACGCCCCCGCGCCCGCACGTCCCGAGGCCGCGCCCTCGCCCTCGCCCGAGCTGAACGGCAGCGGCCGGCCCGCCCGGCCGCTGGCGAAGCCGCCGGTCCGCAAGCTGGCCAAGGATCTGGGCATCGACCTGGAGGCGGTCACCCCGAGCGGGCCGGACGGGATCATCACCCGCGAGGACGTCCACGCGGCCGCCGAGGCCGTCCAGACGGCCCGGGAGACGCCCGTGGCGGCCCCGTCCAGGGCCGTGGAGGGCCGGGAGCGGCGGGTGCCCGTGAAGGGCGTACGGAAGGCCACCGCGCAGGCGATGGTCAACAGCGCCTTCACCGCCCCGCATGTGACCGAGTTCGTGACGGTCGACGTGACCCGCACGATGAAGCTCGTCGCCGACCTCAAGCAGGACCCGGCGATGGCCGGGCTGCGGGTCAACCCGCTGCTGCTGGTCGCCAAGGCCCTGCTGGTGGCCATCCGGCGCAACCCGGACGTCAACGCGACCTGGGACGAGGAGAACCAGGAGATCGTCTACAAGGACTACGTCAATCTGGGCATCGCGGCTGCCACGCCGCGCGGGCTGATCGTCCCCAACATCAAGGACGCCCACGCCAAGACCCTGCCCGAACTGGCGTCCGCCCTGGGTGAGCTGGTCACCACCGCCCGTGAGGGCAAGACCACCCCGGCCGAGATGTCCGGCGGCACGGTCACCATCACCAACGTCGGCGTCTTCGGCATCGACGCGGGCACGCCGATCCTCAACCCCGGTGAGTCCGCGATCCTCGCCTTCGGCGCCGTCAAGCTCCAGCCGTGGATCCACAAGGGCGAGGTCAAGCCCCGCCAGGTCACCACGCTCGCGCTCTCCTTCGACCACCGGCTGGTCGACGGCGAGCTGGGCTCCAAGGTGCTCGCGGACGTCGCGGCCGTCCTGGAGCGCCCCAAGCGCCTCATCACGTGGACCTGA
- a CDS encoding protein kinase domain-containing protein, producing MSQYGASGRYHGHSLANGRYQLRDLLGEGGMASVHLAYDSVLDRQVAIKTLHTELGREQSFRERFRREAQAVAKLTHTNIVSVFDTGEDSVDGSLMPYIVMEYVEGQPLRAVLDTDVRQYGAMPTEKALKITGDVLAALEISHEMGLVHRDIKPGNVMMTKRNVVKVMDFGIARAMQSGVTSMTQTGMVVGTPQYLSPEQALGRGVDARSDLYSVGIMLFELLTGRLPFDADSPLAIAYAHVQEEPVAPSTINQSIPPAVDALVARALKKNPNERFPTAEAMRDECARVARTGQTGASPIIISGGPPARSGFGVGSAVFPPIDQQTPAPGPGSVQTPYQPQPSPGQYGAFGPSTPTPATTPMGQHGYQTPAPSYHGPSTPPPYSISPSAPSGGGNGNKRVIIGSAVVAAVAVIAVVLAIAFSGDGGSKNESKGGGGGGAAKPSKPSASDTAAGFRMGDKAKAIETSKCTDAYEDSDEKGTYSVPDFQNLYIDSVKKCIRAAGWKYRVVTQDENLWGKGTVLNYTYRNYEPYNPKTDTIELTVSTGNPG from the coding sequence ATGAGCCAGTACGGCGCATCAGGCAGGTATCACGGCCACTCTCTGGCGAACGGCCGCTATCAACTGCGTGACCTGCTGGGCGAGGGCGGAATGGCCTCCGTTCACCTGGCCTATGACTCCGTACTGGACCGTCAGGTCGCGATCAAGACGCTGCACACCGAGTTGGGGCGCGAGCAGTCCTTCCGCGAGCGGTTCCGCCGCGAGGCCCAGGCTGTAGCGAAACTCACGCACACCAATATCGTCTCAGTCTTCGACACCGGCGAGGACTCGGTCGACGGCTCGCTGATGCCGTACATCGTCATGGAGTACGTCGAGGGCCAGCCGCTGCGCGCGGTTCTGGACACCGATGTCCGGCAATACGGTGCGATGCCGACCGAAAAGGCGCTGAAGATCACCGGCGATGTGCTGGCGGCGCTGGAAATCAGCCATGAGATGGGGCTGGTTCACCGCGACATCAAGCCCGGTAACGTGATGATGACCAAGCGTAATGTGGTCAAAGTCATGGACTTCGGCATCGCCCGCGCCATGCAGTCCGGGGTCACCTCCATGACCCAGACCGGCATGGTCGTCGGCACCCCGCAGTACCTCTCCCCCGAGCAGGCGCTGGGCCGCGGCGTCGACGCCCGCAGCGACCTGTACTCGGTCGGCATCATGCTCTTCGAGCTGCTGACCGGCCGGCTGCCCTTCGACGCGGACTCGCCACTGGCCATCGCGTACGCGCACGTCCAGGAAGAGCCGGTCGCGCCCTCCACGATCAACCAGTCCATCCCCCCGGCGGTGGACGCGCTGGTCGCCCGCGCCCTGAAGAAGAACCCGAACGAGCGCTTCCCGACCGCCGAGGCCATGCGCGACGAATGCGCCCGGGTCGCCCGTACCGGGCAGACCGGCGCCTCCCCGATCATCATCAGCGGCGGTCCGCCGGCCCGCAGCGGCTTCGGCGTCGGCTCGGCGGTCTTCCCGCCGATCGACCAGCAGACGCCCGCCCCCGGCCCCGGCAGCGTCCAGACGCCGTATCAGCCGCAGCCCTCCCCCGGGCAGTACGGCGCCTTCGGCCCGTCCACCCCGACCCCGGCCACCACGCCGATGGGGCAGCACGGCTACCAGACCCCGGCGCCGTCGTACCACGGCCCCAGCACCCCGCCGCCGTACAGCATCTCGCCCTCGGCGCCGTCCGGAGGCGGCAACGGCAACAAGCGCGTGATCATAGGTTCGGCCGTCGTCGCGGCCGTCGCGGTCATCGCCGTGGTCCTGGCCATCGCGTTCAGCGGTGACGGCGGCTCCAAGAACGAGAGCAAGGGGGGCGGGGGTGGCGGCGCCGCCAAGCCGTCGAAGCCGTCGGCCTCCGACACCGCCGCGGGCTTCCGCATGGGCGACAAGGCCAAGGCGATCGAAACATCGAAGTGCACCGACGCCTACGAGGACTCCGACGAGAAGGGCACGTACTCGGTACCCGACTTCCAGAACCTCTACATCGACTCGGTGAAGAAGTGCATCCGGGCCGCGGGCTGGAAGTACCGCGTGGTGACCCAGGACGAGAATCTGTGGGGCAAGGGCACCGTCCTCAATTACACGTACCGGAACTACGAGCCGTACAACCCCAAGACGGACACCATCGAGCTGACCGTCTCCACGGGTAACCCCGGGTAG
- a CDS encoding phosphotransferase: MPRSHVHSAEAAPDGETLGALLRRYDSAGEAVSCEPLAQGLLNRGYRLATTRGRFFLKHHLDGDRTAIARQHRVTQRLDALGVPVAPPVPDADGRTVAVIGGRCYALHPWIDGQHRAGGELTAPQCWRLGGLLGLVHTCLERVMRARTGDRRPPEEAADPEDTFDVIDELLTLIRGRRDRDTFDELAEHRLVERRALLERHAHRRPEAHAVPVAGWVHGDFHPLNLLYRDTEPAAIVDWDRLGVQPRAEEAVRAAAIFFVRPDGTLELTKVRSYARAYRCTAGAGASEMAAAVHRVWWERLNDFWMLRWRYQRGDRRADPQFPAAAALVVWWTREYDAVRDAFCG; this comes from the coding sequence GTGCCGCGCTCACATGTACACTCCGCCGAGGCCGCTCCCGACGGGGAAACCCTGGGCGCCCTGCTCCGCCGCTACGACAGCGCCGGTGAGGCCGTCTCCTGCGAACCGCTCGCCCAGGGGCTGCTCAACCGGGGCTACCGCCTCGCCACCACCCGCGGCCGGTTCTTCCTCAAACACCACCTCGACGGCGACCGCACCGCCATCGCCCGCCAGCACCGGGTCACCCAGCGGCTGGACGCGCTCGGGGTGCCCGTCGCCCCGCCGGTCCCCGACGCCGACGGCCGTACGGTCGCCGTCATCGGCGGCCGCTGCTACGCGTTACACCCCTGGATCGACGGACAGCACCGCGCCGGCGGAGAGCTGACCGCCCCCCAGTGCTGGCGGCTGGGCGGGCTGCTCGGGCTTGTTCACACCTGTCTGGAGCGCGTCATGCGGGCCCGTACGGGCGACCGCCGGCCGCCCGAGGAGGCGGCCGACCCCGAGGACACCTTCGACGTCATCGACGAGCTGCTCACGCTGATCCGGGGGCGCCGGGACCGCGACACCTTCGACGAACTCGCCGAGCACCGCCTGGTCGAGCGGCGGGCGCTGCTGGAGCGGCACGCCCACCGCCGCCCGGAGGCCCACGCCGTCCCGGTCGCCGGCTGGGTGCACGGCGACTTCCACCCGCTGAACCTGCTCTACCGCGACACGGAACCGGCCGCCATCGTCGACTGGGACCGGCTCGGGGTGCAGCCGCGCGCCGAGGAGGCGGTCCGGGCCGCCGCGATCTTCTTCGTACGGCCGGACGGCACCCTGGAACTCACCAAGGTGCGCTCCTACGCGCGGGCGTACCGCTGCACGGCGGGGGCCGGGGCCTCGGAGATGGCCGCGGCCGTGCACCGGGTGTGGTGGGAGCGGCTCAACGACTTCTGGATGCTGCGCTGGCGCTACCAGCGCGGGGACCGGCGCGCCGATCCGCAGTTCCCGGCGGCCGCCGCGCTGGTGGTGTGGTGGACCCGGGAGTACGACGCGGTCCGGGACGCCTTCTGCGGGTGA
- a CDS encoding response regulator produces the protein MREEGKIGIFLVDDHEVVRRGVRDLLASEPDMEVVGEAGTAADALARIPAARPDVAVLDIRLPDRSGVEVCREIRARDENIRCMMLTSFADDEALFDAIIAGASGYVLKDIRGAELLSAVRDVAAGRSLLDPVATARVLERLRGQTAAKPDDRLAALTEQERRILLLIGEGLTNRAIGERLHLAEKTIKNYVSSLLAKLGMERRSQAAAYVARMQATQPQKH, from the coding sequence GTGCGCGAAGAAGGAAAAATAGGGATTTTCCTGGTTGACGACCATGAAGTCGTCCGACGCGGCGTACGGGATCTGCTGGCGAGCGAGCCGGACATGGAGGTGGTCGGCGAAGCGGGCACCGCGGCCGACGCCCTGGCGCGGATCCCGGCCGCCCGGCCGGATGTCGCCGTCCTGGACATCCGGCTGCCCGACCGCAGCGGGGTCGAGGTCTGCCGGGAGATCCGCGCCCGCGACGAGAACATCCGCTGCATGATGCTCACCTCCTTCGCCGACGACGAGGCGCTCTTCGACGCCATCATCGCGGGCGCCTCCGGCTACGTCCTGAAGGACATCCGCGGCGCGGAACTGCTCTCCGCCGTCCGGGACGTGGCCGCGGGCCGGTCGCTGCTCGACCCGGTGGCCACCGCCCGGGTGCTGGAACGGCTGCGCGGCCAGACGGCCGCCAAACCGGACGACCGGCTCGCCGCCCTCACCGAGCAGGAGCGCCGGATCCTGCTGCTGATCGGGGAGGGGCTCACCAACCGGGCGATCGGCGAGCGGCTCCATCTCGCCGAGAAGACGATCAAGAACTATGTCTCCAGCCTGCTCGCCAAGCTGGGCATGGAGCGCCGGTCGCAGGCGGCGGCCTATGTCGCCCGGATGCAGGCGACGCAGCCCCAGAAGCACTAG
- a CDS encoding GntR family transcriptional regulator translates to MSPADTATKPPPAAERVYHHVKQAVLDRRYEGGTLLSEGELADAVGVSRTPVREALLRLEAEGLLKLYPKKGALVLPVSSQEIADVVETRLLVEQHAVAKVVPAGQQLLGRLEELLEEQKVHAAAGDLAAFAAADRCFHAAIVRAAGNAILAQLYDQLRDRQLRMGVATMHAEPGRIAKNITEHTEILRALRAGDAGFASGLVQRHISWVNNLARGEER, encoded by the coding sequence ATGAGTCCCGCCGATACGGCCACCAAGCCGCCCCCTGCCGCCGAACGCGTCTACCACCACGTCAAACAAGCCGTCCTCGACCGCCGCTACGAGGGCGGCACACTGCTGAGCGAGGGCGAACTCGCGGACGCCGTCGGGGTCTCCCGTACGCCCGTCCGGGAGGCGCTGCTGCGCCTGGAGGCCGAGGGGCTGCTCAAGCTCTATCCGAAGAAGGGCGCCCTGGTGCTGCCCGTCTCCTCCCAGGAGATCGCGGACGTGGTCGAGACCCGGCTGCTGGTGGAGCAGCACGCGGTCGCCAAGGTCGTACCGGCCGGGCAGCAGCTCCTGGGGCGGCTCGAGGAGCTGCTGGAGGAGCAGAAGGTGCACGCGGCGGCCGGGGATCTGGCCGCCTTCGCGGCCGCCGACCGCTGCTTCCACGCGGCGATCGTCAGGGCGGCGGGAAACGCCATCCTGGCGCAGCTCTACGACCAGTTGAGGGACCGTCAGTTGCGGATGGGCGTGGCCACCATGCACGCCGAGCCCGGCCGCATCGCCAAGAACATCACCGAGCACACGGAGATCCTCCGGGCCCTGCGCGCCGGGGACGCCGGGTTCGCGTCCGGGCTGGTGCAGCGCCACATCAGTTGGGTGAACAACCTCGCCCGGGGTGAGGAGCGATGA
- a CDS encoding alpha-ketoacid dehydrogenase subunit beta — translation MAAEKMSLSKAINASLRTALESDPKVLIMGEDVGKLGGVFRVTDGLQKDFGEDRVIDTPLAESGIVGTAIGLALRGYRPVVEIQFDGFVFPAYDQIVTQLAKMHARSLGKVKLPVVVRIPYGGGIGAVEHHSESPEALFAHVAGLKVISPANASDAYWMLQQAIGSDDPVIYFEPKRRYHDKSEVDTAAIPGPLHAARVVRPGADLTLAAYGPMVKVALDAAAAAAEEGKSIEVVDLRSMSPIDFDTIQRSVERTGRLVVVHEAPVFLGTGSEIAARITERCFYHLQAPVLRVGGFHSPYPPSRLEDEYLPGLDRVLDAVDRALAY, via the coding sequence ATGGCCGCCGAGAAGATGTCGCTCTCCAAGGCGATCAACGCGTCACTGCGCACGGCCCTCGAGTCCGACCCCAAGGTCCTGATCATGGGCGAGGACGTCGGCAAGCTGGGAGGCGTCTTCCGCGTCACCGACGGGCTGCAGAAGGACTTCGGCGAGGACCGGGTCATCGACACCCCGCTCGCCGAGTCCGGCATCGTGGGCACCGCGATCGGGCTCGCGCTGCGCGGCTACCGCCCGGTGGTGGAGATCCAGTTCGACGGTTTCGTCTTCCCCGCCTACGACCAGATCGTCACCCAGCTCGCCAAGATGCACGCACGGTCCCTCGGCAAGGTCAAGCTGCCGGTCGTCGTCCGCATTCCGTACGGCGGCGGGATCGGCGCGGTGGAGCACCACAGCGAGTCGCCCGAGGCGCTGTTCGCGCATGTGGCCGGGCTGAAGGTGATCTCGCCCGCCAACGCCTCCGACGCCTACTGGATGCTGCAGCAGGCCATCGGCAGCGACGACCCGGTGATCTACTTCGAGCCCAAGCGCCGCTACCACGACAAGTCCGAGGTCGACACCGCCGCGATCCCCGGTCCGCTGCACGCCGCCCGGGTGGTGCGGCCGGGGGCGGACCTGACCCTCGCGGCCTACGGCCCGATGGTGAAGGTCGCCCTGGACGCCGCCGCGGCCGCCGCCGAGGAGGGCAAGTCGATCGAGGTCGTGGACCTGCGGTCGATGTCGCCGATCGACTTCGACACCATCCAGCGTTCCGTGGAGCGGACGGGGCGGCTGGTCGTCGTCCACGAGGCTCCGGTATTCCTGGGCACTGGGTCGGAGATCGCCGCACGCATCACCGAGAGGTGCTTCTATCACCTCCAGGCCCCGGTGCTGCGGGTCGGCGGCTTCCACTCGCCGTACCCGCCGTCACGGCTCGAGGACGAGTACCTTCCGGGGCTGGACCGGGTGCTCGACGCCGTAGACCGTGCGTTGGCGTACTGA
- a CDS encoding MFS transporter, protein MTSAQLPGDPPGGRRAVAVWGLGVAVYFVAITYRTSLGVAGIDAAERFHINASALSTFSILQVLVYAGMQIPVGLMVDRLGTRKVLMLGVVLFTLGQFGFAFSHSYAMALGSRALLGCGDAMTFISVLRLGSRWFPARRGPLIAQIAALFGMAGNLVSTLVIARSLHGVGWTTTFAGSALGGLAVFLLVLFFLKDHPEGFEPAPATHLGADYVRRQIADAWREPGTRLGMWVHFTTQFPAMVFLLLWGMPFLVEAEGLSQATAGQLLTLVVLSNMAVGLVYGQVIARHHAARAPLALSTVGATALLWGTMLVWPSAHAPMWLLVVLCVVLGACGPASMIGFDFARPANPPERIGTASGIVNMGGFTASMTTLLAVGVLLDLTGQNYRIAFASVFVLQALGISQILRLRGRAHRRERERVVASRVEAVHVPA, encoded by the coding sequence ATGACCTCGGCCCAGTTGCCCGGGGATCCGCCCGGCGGCCGTCGTGCCGTCGCCGTGTGGGGTCTGGGCGTCGCCGTCTACTTCGTCGCCATCACCTATCGCACCAGCCTCGGCGTCGCCGGTATCGACGCCGCCGAGCGCTTCCACATCAACGCCTCGGCGCTGTCGACCTTCTCCATCCTGCAGGTGCTGGTCTACGCCGGGATGCAGATACCGGTCGGGCTCATGGTCGACCGTCTCGGCACCCGTAAGGTGCTCATGTTGGGCGTGGTGCTCTTCACCCTGGGGCAGTTCGGCTTCGCGTTCTCCCACTCCTACGCGATGGCGCTGGGCTCCCGGGCGCTGCTCGGCTGCGGTGACGCGATGACGTTCATCAGCGTGCTGCGGCTCGGCTCGCGCTGGTTCCCGGCCCGCCGCGGGCCGCTCATCGCCCAGATCGCCGCGCTCTTCGGCATGGCGGGCAACCTGGTCTCCACGCTGGTGATCGCCCGGTCCCTGCACGGCGTCGGCTGGACCACGACCTTCGCGGGCAGCGCGCTCGGCGGCCTGGCCGTCTTCCTCCTGGTGCTGTTCTTCCTCAAGGACCACCCGGAGGGCTTCGAGCCCGCGCCCGCCACCCACCTGGGCGCCGACTACGTCCGCCGGCAGATCGCGGACGCCTGGCGCGAGCCCGGCACCCGGCTCGGCATGTGGGTGCACTTCACCACCCAGTTCCCGGCGATGGTCTTCCTGCTGCTGTGGGGGATGCCGTTCCTGGTCGAGGCGGAGGGGCTGTCCCAGGCGACCGCGGGTCAGCTCCTGACCCTCGTGGTGCTCTCCAACATGGCGGTCGGCCTGGTCTACGGGCAGGTCATCGCCCGGCACCACGCCGCCCGCGCCCCGCTGGCCCTCAGCACGGTCGGCGCCACCGCGCTGCTGTGGGGCACCATGCTGGTCTGGCCGTCCGCCCACGCGCCCATGTGGCTGCTGGTGGTCCTGTGCGTGGTGCTCGGCGCCTGCGGGCCCGCGTCGATGATCGGCTTCGACTTCGCCCGGCCCGCCAATCCGCCCGAGCGGATCGGCACCGCGTCGGGAATCGTCAACATGGGCGGCTTCACGGCGTCGATGACCACACTGCTGGCCGTCGGCGTGCTGCTGGACCTGACCGGCCAGAACTACCGGATCGCGTTCGCCTCGGTGTTCGTGCTGCAGGCGCTCGGCATCAGCCAGATCCTGCGGCTGCGCGGCCGGGCGCACCGCCGGGAGCGCGAGCGCGTGGTCGCGAGCCGTGTCGAGGCCGTGCACGTACCGGCGTGA